Proteins encoded within one genomic window of Flavobacterium sp. NG2:
- the nusB gene encoding transcription antitermination factor NusB produces the protein MQSIYAMHQNGSDNLEKQEKFLFFSIDSIQDLYLTMISSLMEICKKETEFLHKSSLKHLATPAERNPNNKFINNAVFQILAENNSLSIAMETRKIDAWYLNQDYILLLLNAIKESKFYVDYMQNPAQSFEEDKQLIVDLFTEVIVPNEKLYEHLEDDQLTWIDDIPLVNTLIIKQLKALKPIEEDNFRVPKVYKDAEDKDFAKDLFRKTLLNEKELAKQFENKTPNWDSERIAEIDTIILKMAICEFLKFPSIPVKVTLNEYLELAKEYSTPKSSIFINGILDNLVKELESNKTLVKTGRGLM, from the coding sequence ATGCAATCCATTTATGCGATGCATCAAAATGGTTCTGATAACCTAGAGAAACAGGAGAAATTCCTTTTTTTTAGTATTGACAGTATTCAGGATTTATATCTTACCATGATTTCCTCATTGATGGAAATATGTAAAAAAGAAACGGAGTTTTTGCACAAATCAAGTTTAAAACACTTAGCTACTCCAGCAGAGCGCAATCCCAACAATAAGTTTATTAATAATGCTGTTTTCCAAATCTTGGCTGAGAATAATTCGCTAAGTATTGCTATGGAAACACGTAAAATAGATGCTTGGTATTTGAATCAAGATTATATTTTGTTGTTGCTTAATGCAATAAAAGAAAGTAAGTTCTACGTTGATTATATGCAAAATCCAGCACAATCATTTGAAGAAGACAAGCAATTAATTGTTGATTTGTTTACTGAAGTGATTGTTCCAAATGAGAAATTATACGAACACCTTGAGGATGATCAATTGACTTGGATTGATGATATTCCGTTAGTGAATACCTTAATCATCAAACAATTGAAGGCTTTGAAGCCAATTGAAGAGGATAATTTTAGAGTACCGAAGGTTTATAAAGATGCTGAGGATAAAGATTTTGCTAAGGATTTGTTTAGAAAAACACTTTTGAATGAAAAGGAATTAGCAAAACAATTTGAGAATAAAACACCAAATTGGGATAGTGAACGTATCGCAGAAATTGATACGATTATCTTAAAAATGGCGATTTGTGAGTTCTTGAAATTCCCATCGATTCCTGTGAAAGTAACTTTGAATGAGTACTTAGAATTGGCCAAAGAATATTCGACTCCTAAGAGTAGTATTTTTATCAACGGTATTCTAGATAATTTGGTTAAAGAATTAGAATCGAATAAAACACTAGTTAAAACCGGTCGCGGTTTAATGTAA
- the yajC gene encoding preprotein translocase subunit YajC, with protein MEQLNKFAPFLLMFVVIYFFMIRPQQKKVKQEKEFEGALKVGDKIVTKSGLHGKVAELAETTVVIETMSGKLKMERSSISMEMTAALAKK; from the coding sequence ATGGAACAGTTAAATAAGTTTGCTCCTTTTTTATTAATGTTTGTTGTCATCTATTTCTTTATGATTAGACCACAACAAAAAAAGGTAAAACAAGAAAAAGAATTTGAAGGAGCATTGAAAGTAGGAGATAAAATCGTTACTAAAAGTGGACTTCACGGTAAAGTAGCTGAACTTGCAGAAACTACTGTTGTTATCGAAACAATGTCAGGAAAATTGAAAATGGAGCGTTCTTCCATCTCAATGGAAATGACAGCTGCTTTAGCTAAAAAATAG
- the pepT gene encoding peptidase T → MQPIIDRFISYVTIDTESDVHSQTTPSTAKQWDLANKLVKDLKAIGMQDVTIDDKAYIMATLPSNVEHEVPTIGFISHFDTSPDFTGANVKPQIVPNYDGKDIVLNAENNIILSPSYFKDLLQYKGQTLITTDGTTLLGADDKAGITEIVTAMEYLINHPEIKHGTIKVGFTPDEEIGRGAHHFDVAKFGAEWAYTMDGSQIGELEYENFNAAGAKILFKGKSVHPGYAKGKMINSMLIANEFINALPKDETPQETKGYQGFFHIHHLNGGIEETTLDLIIRDHSKKKFEKRKALIEKITRKINKKFAKQFGEDIVIAEIKDQYYNMKEKVVPVKHIVDIAAKAMREVNVKPIIKPIRGGTDGCQLSYMGLPCPNIFAGGHNFHGKYEYVPVESMQKAVEVIVKIAELTSQPNFGLEKPKKK, encoded by the coding sequence ATGCAACCTATTATAGACCGTTTCATTAGCTATGTAACGATAGACACCGAATCCGACGTTCATTCACAAACAACTCCTAGTACTGCAAAGCAATGGGATTTGGCTAACAAATTAGTCAAAGATTTAAAAGCCATTGGCATGCAAGATGTTACTATAGATGATAAAGCCTACATCATGGCTACTTTACCTAGTAATGTGGAACATGAAGTACCAACTATCGGATTTATTTCGCATTTTGACACCTCACCTGATTTTACGGGAGCCAATGTAAAACCACAAATAGTACCTAATTATGACGGTAAAGACATTGTTCTAAATGCAGAAAACAACATCATCCTATCTCCTAGTTATTTCAAAGATTTGCTGCAATACAAAGGACAAACTTTAATTACAACTGATGGAACAACCCTTTTGGGCGCTGATGATAAAGCAGGAATTACCGAGATTGTAACCGCTATGGAATACCTAATTAATCATCCTGAAATCAAACATGGTACTATAAAAGTGGGTTTTACACCTGATGAAGAAATTGGTCGTGGAGCGCATCATTTTGACGTGGCTAAATTTGGAGCCGAATGGGCCTACACCATGGATGGTAGTCAAATAGGAGAATTAGAATATGAAAATTTTAATGCGGCTGGAGCCAAAATACTATTCAAAGGTAAAAGCGTTCATCCTGGCTATGCCAAAGGAAAAATGATTAATTCGATGTTAATTGCTAATGAATTCATCAATGCTTTACCCAAAGATGAAACGCCACAAGAAACAAAAGGATACCAAGGTTTTTTTCACATTCACCACTTGAATGGCGGAATCGAAGAGACAACATTAGATTTAATTATCAGAGACCATAGCAAGAAAAAATTCGAAAAGCGCAAAGCTTTAATCGAAAAAATCACACGAAAAATCAATAAAAAATTCGCCAAACAATTTGGTGAAGACATCGTGATTGCCGAGATAAAAGACCAATATTACAATATGAAGGAAAAAGTCGTTCCTGTAAAACACATTGTGGATATTGCCGCCAAAGCCATGCGAGAAGTAAATGTAAAACCAATAATCAAACCCATTCGTGGTGGAACTGATGGTTGCCAGTTGTCATACATGGGATTACCTTGTCCAAATATTTTCGCCGGAGGACATAACTTTCACGGAAAATACGAATACGTTCCTGTAGAAAGCATGCAAAAAGCAGTAGAAGTAATTGTCAAAATTGCTGAACTGACAAGTCAACCCAATTTTGGATTGGAAAAACCAAAAAAGAAATAA
- a CDS encoding quinone-dependent dihydroorotate dehydrogenase, producing MYKLLLRPLLFCFDPEKVHYFTFSLVRFTSRIPGFSSLYKSLYLVDDKRLETEVFGLKFKNPVGLAAGFDKDAKLYKELSNFGFGFIEIGTLTPKGQEGNPKKRLFRLKADSAIINRMGFNNGGVQEAVERLKSNTGVLIGGNIGKNKLTPNEEATLDYEICFDALYDYVDYFVVNVSSPNTPNLRALQDKEPLTQLLQTLQNKNLAKPKQKPILLKIAPDLTDEQLLDIIDIVNETKIAGVIATNTTISREGLQSENKTEMGGLSGKPLTKRSTEVIRFLSQKSNKAFPVIGVGGIHSADDAIEKLEAGASLVQLYTGFIYEGPALVKAINQKILAKK from the coding sequence ATGTATAAGTTACTGTTGCGTCCACTATTGTTTTGTTTTGATCCTGAGAAAGTACATTATTTTACGTTTTCATTAGTTCGTTTTACTTCTAGAATTCCAGGATTTAGTAGTTTATATAAATCACTTTATTTAGTAGATGATAAACGCTTGGAAACAGAAGTTTTTGGGTTGAAATTTAAAAATCCAGTAGGTTTAGCGGCAGGTTTTGACAAGGATGCTAAGTTATACAAGGAGTTGTCCAATTTTGGTTTTGGTTTTATCGAAATTGGAACTTTGACACCCAAAGGACAAGAAGGAAATCCTAAAAAACGTTTGTTTCGTTTGAAAGCGGACTCGGCTATCATTAACCGAATGGGTTTTAACAACGGTGGAGTTCAAGAAGCAGTAGAGCGCTTAAAATCAAATACAGGTGTGCTTATTGGTGGAAACATTGGTAAAAATAAATTGACACCAAACGAAGAAGCAACATTGGATTACGAAATCTGTTTTGATGCATTATACGATTATGTGGATTATTTTGTTGTGAATGTGAGTTCGCCAAACACGCCTAATTTACGTGCGTTACAAGATAAAGAGCCTTTGACCCAGTTGTTGCAAACGCTTCAAAACAAAAATTTGGCTAAGCCAAAGCAAAAACCAATTTTGTTAAAAATCGCTCCAGATTTAACAGACGAGCAATTGTTAGACATTATTGATATTGTAAACGAAACTAAGATTGCAGGAGTTATTGCAACCAATACAACTATCTCTAGAGAAGGTTTACAATCAGAAAACAAAACTGAAATGGGAGGATTGTCAGGCAAGCCATTGACAAAACGTTCTACTGAAGTGATTCGGTTTTTATCTCAAAAAAGTAACAAAGCCTTTCCAGTCATTGGAGTTGGAGGAATTCATTCAGCTGATGATGCTATCGAAAAATTAGAAGCTGGTGCAAGTTTAGTACAATTGTATACTGGTTTTATATACGAAGGACCAGCATTAGTAAAAGCTATTAATCAAAAGATTTTGGCTAAAAAATAG